The following proteins are encoded in a genomic region of Trypanosoma brucei gambiense DAL972 chromosome 8, complete sequence:
- a CDS encoding chaperone protein DNAj, putative, translated as MKKESVPSKSKNTTDLQPEGVDMPGEPLDVIGRAFSNRQPKHIGQGLADAVRNVAVGLGVGISSFIALPIAGGKREGATGVAKGIGFGLLGLAGGAAAGLVTGARQLGRGVVNTKAAVEETIRRERYWCSITGGWIEVRLNEMLADIPVTDDDIYCKAREEYRKVSSSSWDGAASPSGSEGNDPSEEGRESSCGKEDYYSLIGVERTATTSQIRAAFHRKALTLHPDKNTGDAEATQRFQAILEAYNVLSNDAQRSEYDARGSVDINAGEGGLTSPIEQSLGATQLEPFIGRVEWAVHLTPYVYFDSELRKELKKRRVLRLAQNLVRFVDGDESTLESVRPLIIDAVSTRGGARLMPVVAQQYAAAARQHLTSSSLLREVDNFGTSKLAFLGGVADATVACLTTAVKAARKRLDGDEFLDTVLALCECDVQKNVLRAARLLFYDLSASAEQRNTRAYNLLKLSNMIKDICLSCSSVVIEAQ; from the coding sequence atgaagaaagaatcCGTTCCTTCCAAATCAAAAAACACAACGGACTTGCAGCCGGAAGGTGTTGATATGCCCGGTGAGCCTCTCGATGTGATCGGTCGTGCCTTTTCAAATCGTCAACCCAAACATATCGGGCAGGGACTTGCGGATGCCGTCAGAAATGTTGCGGTAGGACTTGGAGTAGGAATAAGTAGTTTTATTGCACTTCCAATTGCTGGTGGTAAACGAGAAGGTGCCACAGGTGTTGCTAAAGGAATTGGATTTGGACTTCTCGGGCTTGCAGGTGGTGCCGCTGCCGGTTTGGTGACGGGTGCCAGACAGTTGGGTCGTGGAGTTGTCAACACAAAAGCGGCTGTTGAGGAAACCATACGAAGGGAACGGTATTGGTGCAGTATAACTGGAGGTTGGATTGAAGTACGTCTAAATGAGATGTTGGCCGACATTCCCGTAACGGATGATGACATTTATTGTAAGGCACGTGAAGAATACCGTAAAGTCAGTTCGTCATCATGGGATGGCGCGGCATCTCCATCTGGAAGTGAAGGCAACGACCCCAGTGAGGAAGGTCGTGAAAGTTCATGCGGAAAGGAAGATTACTACAGTCTAATTGGCGTAGAGAGAACAGCAACGACATCTCAAATACGTGCGGCTTTCCACCGCAAGGCATTGACGTTGCATCCAGATAAAAATACGGGCGATGCGGAGGCTACTCAGCGCTTTCAGGCCATACTGGAGGCTTATAATGTGTTGAGTAATGACGCACAGCGCTCCGAATATGATGCACGCGGATCTGTAGATATCAACGCGGGAGAAGGCGGGCTAACTTCTCCAATTGAACAGTCTCTTGGCGCCACGCAATTGGAGCCTTTCATTGGTCGCGTGGAGTGGGCGGTTCATCTCACTCCATATGTATATTTTGACAGCGAATTAAGAAAAGAGCTGAAGAAACGGAGGGTTCTGCGTTTGGCTCAAAACCTCGTGCGGTTTGTGGATGGCGACGAGTCGACGCTCGAATCCGTGCGACCGTTAATTATCGACGCCGTTTCCACACGAGGTGGCGCGAGACTTATGCCAGTGGTGGCGCAACAATACGCCGCGGCTGCACGGCAGCATTTGACGAgctcttcccttttgcgCGAAGTGGACAACTTCGGTACGTCAAAATTAGCCTTTTTAGGTGGCGTGGCGGATGCAACAGTGGCATGTTTAACGACGGCGGTTAAAGCTGCGCGGAAGCGTCTGGATGGAGATGAATTCCTTGACACAGTGTTAGCGCTGTGTGAGTGCGATGTACAGAAAAATGTTTTGCGCGCGGCccgccttcttttttatgaTTTATCAGCATCTGCTGAGCAGCGCAATACGCGGGCATATAACTTGTTGAAGCTTAGCAATATGATCAAAGATATTTGCCTGTCATGTTCCAGTGTGGTAATTGAAGCACAATAA